tatgatactgtatgaatTTGGGGTTTTATTATAATGGGAGTTTTACATTGGTTGTCTAAAATGGCATGTCCTCACCCTTGCAGCTAAAAGTGAGGAGCATAGTCCTATGTGCCCAGTAAGAATTGCTACCGATGAGCAGGTTATGGTGAGTATTCCATACAATCCTAGAAAAACTCATGGCAGGTTAAGGATAAACAGATTTGTCTTCTTCTAAAGATGTCTAATGCTATTGACTTGCTTTAATTTTAAAAACTAAATTGGATAAATAGTACAATATTGCTCCAGTACATTGGTGTCCCCTTGATTACACTTGGATACTCTACCCATGCTCAAGGCATTTGTGTATCAGACTTGTAGAGAAGGATTTGTCTGCCCTCATATAGTTTGTGCGAAAGCTTTTCCCTTCGGCCAAGGAGTCTAGAAGCACAATGCTGTCACCAGAACAGAATGATAGACCTCTCTGTCAACACAATGGTGAGTATTTGTTGAATGGTAACTACAGTAGTAAATATTGTAGAAGTTACTCTGCACAATAACACTGTGTAACAGATACAAGTACTGATTATTTCTCTGATATACCAACAGGACTAGATTCCCACTTGCCTGGTGTGATTGACATCTCCCCTGGCTTTCAAGACACGTTACCTGGTGACAGTGGCAGCCATTGGAAACAGACTTTACCAGATGCTATTGAGGACGGAGAAATCTGCAGCACAATGACCGGTGTCCTAGATGGAGCCGAGGATGTCCTCTCCATATTCTTCAGCAACAAAAGTTTGGCTTTACAACGGGTGAAGACCAACGAGAGAATCAAAAGGAAGCAAAGTGGCGCAACTAAGGAACACGTACCTACTTCTACAACGGAACATGACAAAGTATCCAGTGGGAGAGCAGGAGAATACCAACACACCAGGGAAACATCTGAGCCTCTTGAGTCCAGGACTGACATGAAGTCTGGGGATTTGGCGACTTCTCAGTGGACTCCAATAAATGTACCTAACTTTTTAGGCTATGATATGGATTCATTTCACCATGAGGGGTCTTCCTCTACTAAACACATAATTCCACAAGGTGGCAAAAGTGAAACATTCCGTGACTTCACTGGAAGCCAGCGGCCGGATCGTGGTTCCTCGAAGCACACTGTCCAGGTGGAGTCTGCTCTTTCCAGAAGAACATTACCATGCACCAGCCAGCCAGAGGGATCTCAATTGACAGGGTCTGTAGTCGAAAGCTCTCTAGAACACACATTTCCcaggaaaacaaggacatttgtttACTGTGTCCAAAATCCACTTCTGTCAGTGCAAGAGAAATATGTTACTCAGATGTTACCTGCATCACCTGGAACTGCTCCCAGAGGTAAGATTGTAATGCTGTTTTTTAATCTCATTCCATTTATTGTATTGATTTCTTTCATTCAATGAAACGATTTCActgatatatatttatatatattgatACATATGCTTTTATTCTCTTCCATCATGTTAGGTGAAAATCAGAACATGAAACAAAGTAAAACCATACCAGATGAAGCTGAGTTTAATAATCTTAACAAAACTGCCTTGGATGGGAAAAAGCCGCTAGTTCAGAAAAGTGCAACTGAAGAAAATATTGTTTCACAAGCACCAACCAAAGACCCTGATCTTGATATGTCACAGCTTTGCAGGGTATTTGCGCAAGATTTTAGCCAAGTAATTGACTACAGTCAACCATGCAGCAAAAGAGCAGATGCTATTAAAAATGGCTTCTCTGCATCAGCTTGTCTCTCAGCAATGAGACTAAGGAACAGAAAACTGTTGAATAGACTAGAATGGGGTCAGAAACCTGAACATTTGAACTCTGGCATCAGTGATGAAATGCATATTCCTGGTTCTCAGTTTAGCAACTCTGCAAACACATCTAGAATGAAGAGTACAGTGTGTGATAGCGGCTTCCCCCCCTCCACCCTTTCTGATGTCACACAAACAGAATCATCCAACGTTCACCCTAGCTCTGAAAAAAGTTATGGAAATCAATCATCTAGAGGGTTTAAAACGGGTAACAACTGGATTATCTCTTTGCCTCCAGAAGCAATAAAGAAAGCAAAAGCATCATTAGAtgacttaattgaggaaaatatgaCTGATGTTGTTACTGCTGCCAGTGAAGTGAaacctgtgttgtcatgtgtgaCAGGAAGCCGACTGTCCACAGAAGTGAAGTTCATTAGTCCACTCAACATTGCCAAAAGGTCAAAGCAAACCAGCGTAAAATTGAATGGTCAAGTTCATGTTCCGACCCATCAGAGCATCAATGTTTCGATTTCCTCACACCCTGGGTCTGGTTTCAAAATGGCCTCCAATAAGAAGATACGCTTTTTTTCAGCAAATCTGGAGAAAGACGAGGATCTGTTTGAGATTAAGGATGAAATACCTGCAGTCAATATTCCCGAGATAAGCCTTCCTGAGGAAGGTAACATGTCATGTGGATTGGAGCTTGTTGATGGATCTCATTTACCACCTCTACTCTATACACACCAGAGGTCTGTTAATAGCCAAGGTCCATTGACAGCCTCACAGAGAGCTGATGTTTCAGAATTGTGCAGTCTCTTAGAAGCTGCAGACAGCCAATTTGAGTTCACACAGTTTAAACCAGCAAAGCTGAACTTCTATGTTCCAGATGGTagcccccctcatcaatctgagAAAGAATTGGATCCCGACTTTCTCACAGGCATAGATTTCGATGACAGTTTCAACTCTGATGTTGAGACGCAATCTGTGAAGATGGTCACCCCTGACAAAAAGACAACTATTTCTCATTGCAAGGAAATTTGTCAAGTAACAACcaccaaaattaaatctagtgGGGCATCATCCAGCAATTCAACAGAGAAATCCAAAGAACATGTTATCCACAGAAGAGTACTTTACATTCCCAGTTATAGCTCTGAAAACATAGCTGAGCATTCCTTTGGTTTGTTGACAAAATCCACAAACAAGAACCATCTACTCGATATGGATACGAACACCAGTGGAATGGAGTGTGAACGCAAAAAGTTGGATGTGGGTTTTAAAACTGCTGGCGGAAATGCTATGATAGTTTCAGAGAAGTGTCTGAGCAAAGCAAGGGCCTTGTTTGCAGATTTTGAGGAAAAAAACTGTGCACCCAAGTGTGCAGTAAAAAATACGGAACAAGTTGAAATTTCACCTGTTCAATATAGAGGCGAAGTTGACACAAATGTTGATTCAAATGTGACACATTTTCATGGCCCTGAAAAGAAAGTAGATCTGAAGGAACCAAATGATGAATACATTGACAAGATTAAAGTGGACTttacacattctcacacacatgGGGATGGTGGTTTCCAGACAGCCAGTGGTAAAGGAGTGACCATCTCGGCAAAGGCCCTTCAAAACACCAATGCAGTCTTCAAAGACTGTGACGCTATGGAAAGTTCAGGTTGTGCATCAGAAAAGCTGAGCAAAACAAGTGTTGTATCAGAGACTGGCAGTAATAATTTTGAGAGAAACAATTGTGGCTTCAGCACTGCTCGAGGGAAGAGACTTGATGTTTCTGCAAAATCTCTACTGACTCTCCTGAATGACTGTGATGAATTGGAAAATTCTAAGCCAGGGAAAATCCCCAGCTTGAATGCAAAGATACCAAGTCAGAATATTCAGCAGAAAAGTGACTGTGATTTTAAGAAACCCAGTATTAAAGCAGCCTCCATATCAGCAAGGATCCCTTTTACAGCAAAAACAAAATTTGATAGTGGCATGTCACATGATGTTCTAGGGGCAAAGAGCAAAATGCTTGAACCAGAAAATTCTCAAACCCATGCTAAAGATCCTTTGAAAAATGGATGTGGGTTCAGCACTGCCAGTGGTAAAAGAGTGTCTGTGTCAGAAGGGGCGCTATTGAAAGCACAGGCTCTTTTGAGTGAATGTAATGTAGATGGAGAGGAACTTTCTAAATCAAAGAAAAAGATCAGAGTAGATCTTCATAACCCAACACAGAAGCACAGTGGATTTAAGACTGCTGGTGTCAAAGAAGTTACCGTATCACCTAAGGCCCATAAGCAAGCACAGGCTCTTTTCAACAACTGTGATTTCAATATGGACAGCTTAATCAGTGCTGAAGCAAAGCAAGCGAATATAGACGTAAAATCTGCTGATGGTCTGATGAACAATCCAGGGAAAAGCTATTGTGCCTTCATGacagctggtggagagaatgtgCATGTATCTGAAAAAGGTATTTTGAAGGCGAAGAGCATTCTGAATGAAAACCTTAACTGCACAGACTCAAATGCCATTGAGGAGGCTTGGTTTTCAGATGGTAGATTTTTGTTACTCACTGAAGATGGTACAGGTGTCAAAAAAGGAGCAAGGAACAAATCAAATGATTCTGACCTCAACGGGGATGAAAAGAGCTGTGATTTCAGCACTGCCGGTGGGAAGACTGTGCATATGTCCGATGGAGCACTCCAGAAAGCAAAGTCTATTCTGAACGAATGTGATGTAATTGAAAATCCACAACCTGAGAATGGCCACAACGTGCATCTGGAAAAGATTCCAACAAAGGAAACGCATGAAATCTCTCATGGTAGTGCAGCCAGTGGGAATGGGGTGTTTATTTCAGAAAAGGCTCTTCAGCATGTGAAGTCTGTGTACGTTCTGGGTGAGACTGGTAATGTAAAATATTCAGTTGGCAGTAATCCAGTCAGAAGCCATTTTGGTTTTAGCACAGCCAGTGGTAAAGGACTGTCTGTTTCAGAGAAGGCACTTCAAGAAGCGTGTGATGATACACTTGCCAGGGATACTGACCCTCACAAAAGATCTGAAGGAAATAGGCCACTGAAGGTCCCTTCTCCCCATATTAATGTTCAGCGTGTGCCGGTCAAAGCAGTTCGACTGGAGGACCGTGAAGTGATCCAGACCATTgttggaatggaatggaagtcTTCATCTGTAGAATGTCAAGCGGAGTATTCCTTGTTAAATTTTGAGTCCCTTGGATTCAGTGGCTGCTCTGTGACCCAGAGGAGGTACTTTGCCCAGGAGGCCATGGATTGTACCAAGGCTCTTTTAGAGGACGAAGACTTGACCGATCATTGTCCTGGAACACCAATCCAAGCTAACCCCATGTCCTGCAAGGGGGGTTTTGAGATGAGAAGTGGAATTGGGAAAAGGTCGGCAGAGGATTTAGGGATGACAGgtaagatatacagtaccagtcaaaagtttggaaacacttactcattcaagggttagtttatttattttttaaattacattgtagaataatagtgactacatcaaaactatgaaataccacatggaatcatgtagtaaccaaaaaaaagtgttaattaaatcaaaatatattttagatactTAAAAGTAGGGTTCgttccttgttccttgtcaatcattggatcattttttaaattagcatTCAGACTATCTTTAATTAAATCATTCtaaaacctttattaatgcaattgcagacagaagttgacaacagga
Above is a genomic segment from Oncorhynchus clarkii lewisi isolate Uvic-CL-2024 chromosome 33, UVic_Ocla_1.0, whole genome shotgun sequence containing:
- the LOC139393272 gene encoding breast cancer type 2 susceptibility protein isoform X4, whose protein sequence is MDIRRNMFDAFKDQIWEELGPLNPNWFEELTAKASSRDWGDTEKDNPGTAISCGQDGSFKTPLGKCPLDGDMFSTPKIFRQRRPQSPETLIEDAVFFPDQGTSATEKMDTSPCLFGKSIDSRTPSKSYRTRLHGDSFGLLDTPKHSTAHSAKRISESLGAQLDPDMSWTSSLNTPVMSPTIILTKSEEHSPMCPVRIATDEQVMFVRKLFPSAKESRSTMLSPEQNDRPLCQHNGLDSHLPGVIDISPGFQDTLPGDSGSHWKQTLPDAIEDGEICSTMTGVLDGAEDVLSIFFSNKSLALQRVKTNERIKRKQSGATKEHVPTSTTEHDKVSSGRAGEYQHTRETSEPLESRTDMKSGDLATSQWTPINVPNFLGYDMDSFHHEGSSSTKHIIPQGGKSETFRDFTGSQRPDRGSSKHTVQVESALSRRTLPCTSQPEGSQLTGSVVESSLEHTFPRKTRTFVYCVQNPLLSVQEKYVTQMLPASPGTAPRGENQNMKQSKTIPDEAEFNNLNKTALDGKKPLVQKSATEENIVSQAPTKDPDLDMSQLCRVFAQDFSQVIDYSQPCSKRADAIKNGFSASACLSAMRLRNRKLLNRLEWGQKPEHLNSGISDEMHIPGSQFSNSANTSRMKSTVCDSGFPPSTLSDVTQTESSNVHPSSEKSYGNQSSRGFKTGNNWIISLPPEAIKKAKASLDDLIEENMTDVVTAASEVKPVLSCVTGSRLSTEVKFISPLNIAKRSKQTSVKLNGQVHVPTHQSINVSISSHPGSGFKMASNKKIRFFSANLEKDEDLFEIKDEIPAVNIPEISLPEEGNMSCGLELVDGSHLPPLLYTHQRSVNSQGPLTASQRADVSELCSLLEAADSQFEFTQFKPAKLNFYVPDGSPPHQSEKELDPDFLTGIDFDDSFNSDVETQSVKMVTPDKKTTISHCKEICQVTTTKIKSSGASSSNSTEKSKEHVIHRRVLYIPSYSSENIAEHSFGLLTKSTNKNHLLDMDTNTSGMECERKKLDVGFKTAGGNAMIVSEKCLSKARALFADFEEKNCAPKCAVKNTEQVEISPVQYRGEVDTNVDSNVTHFHGPEKKVDLKEPNDEYIDKIKVDFTHSHTHGDGGFQTASGKGVTISAKALQNTNAVFKDCDAMESSGCASEKLSKTSVVSETGSNNFERNNCGFSTARGKRLDVSAKSLLTLLNDCDELENSKPGKIPSLNAKIPSQNIQQKSDCDFKKPSIKAASISARIPFTAKTKFDSGMSHDVLGAKSKMLEPENSQTHAKDPLKNGCGFSTASGKRVSVSEGALLKAQALLSECNVDGEELSKSKKKIRVDLHNPTQKHSGFKTAGVKEVTVSPKAHKQAQALFNNCDFNMDSLISAEAKQANIDVKSADGLMNNPGKSYCAFMTAGGENVHVSEKGILKAKSILNENLNCTDSNAIEEAWFSDGRFLLLTEDGTGVKKGARNKSNDSDLNGDEKSCDFSTAGGKTVHMSDGALQKAKSILNECDVIENPQPENGHNVHLEKIPTKETHEISHGSAASGNGVFISEKALQHVKSVYVLGETGNVKYSVGSNPVRSHFGFSTASGKGLSVSEKALQEACDDTLARDTDPHKRSEGNRPLKVPSPHINVQRVPVKAVRLEDREVIQTIVGMEWKSSSVECQAEYSLLNFESLGFSGCSVTQRRYFAQEAMDCTKALLEDEDLTDHCPGTPIQANPMSCKGGFEMRSGIGKRSAEDLGMTDQPPLKRKLLTKFDRTVDCIRRSKLTPAKSSSDGIFKDRRVFKYNVALQPNVTRPYRAIQRCVDTRLNKPEPQKTTSDPTAEDRKPVSSKTAVFVPPFRKNVKLEPQGSSGLQDKTRAPGVFVSPFLKNNRLTREGSFKPSEDNHSPFISEMPTKTTSVPLPEYNPITDTGSDNAKESIKEQDPQNIDKTDRGDDCGHCLPVTLGGEGATAEDSIAGQLAPDATGTLLDVVYDAECLQLARDMQDMRIRKKKRQTIRPLPGSLYLAKTSGVARLTLREAVGGWHPVQHTHKQLYGYGVHRHVWDISSESAEAFRFVCRHFFRREAFVEGCIQLADGGWLIPRNDGTAGKHEFHRALCDSPGVDPKLISEDWVFNHYRWVVWKRACMERAFPEVMGSLCLTPEQVLLQLKYRYDLEVDNSKRSALRKIMERDDTAVKTLVLCVCGVVTKGHNPTRQSWSETKTKTPPGSAAGSKAKSSPVGLIWLTDGWYAIKAQLDVPLTAMLHRGRLAIGGKVLVHGAELVGSQDACSPLEAPDSLMLKIGANGTRAARWYTRLGFYSNPSPFLLPLSSLYSNGGPVGCVDIVVLRSYPTQWMEKKSDGGFVFRAGRAEEREARRHGNAKHRALEILFAKIQAQFEKEEDVTKPFPPTENHPTVCGKPRGRRRTLRGRDIETLLDGEELYDAVENDPVYLEGRLSEEQREALNSYRRCVGERRQEALQERFRQALESTQEGEGRSCHNRDVTPIWKLSIADSRAKPGSNAVYLLNIWRPSMDLQSLLKEGCRYRAYQLSTSEGKKRAGNTSIQLTATKKTQFQNLQASAGWLSEIFQAREAVGFRVLLNLKPLCGEVDLVGYVISITDRQGHSPVVYLVDGWLDFVEVRCCSSLVQQGLEEVVKPLALVALSNLQLRAHPSSPTPIRSAIPGLYAGDLVSFSTNPKEPHLQEAAAKLRTLVQGQEHFFRTAEERLSNLVQVSVQCLPPLPWKADAKPDSRTTMKPQQSVRSVGPFTPLNSVVPPPPACFSGGDNKVPKSLKRKRGLDYLCRIPSPPPLCPLGTMTLPSPCVNKTFNTPRRAETHRILKTPLAPAPQHVHLPLEDEWVEDEELFMIDTQALHDGIERDT
- the LOC139393272 gene encoding breast cancer type 2 susceptibility protein isoform X2 yields the protein MDIRRNMFDAFKDQIWEELGPLNPNWFEELTAKASSRDWGDTEKDNPGTAISCGQDGSFKTPLGKCPLDGDMFSTPKIFRQRRPQSPETLIEDAVFFPDQGTSATEKMDTSPCLFGKSIDSRTPSKSYRTRLHGDSFGLLDTPKHSTIFLFQQAHSAKRISESLGAQLDPDMSWTSSLNTPVMSPTIILTKSEEHSPMCPVRIATDEQVMFVRKLFPSAKESRSTMLSPEQNDRPLCQHNGLDSHLPGVIDISPGFQDTLPGDSGSHWKQTLPDAIEDGEICSTMTGVLDGAEDVLSIFFSNKSLALQRVKTNERIKRKQSGATKEHVPTSTTEHDKVSSGRAGEYQHTRETSEPLESRTDMKSGDLATSQWTPINVPNFLGYDMDSFHHEGSSSTKHIIPQGGKSETFRDFTGSQRPDRGSSKHTVQVESALSRRTLPCTSQPEGSQLTGSVVESSLEHTFPRKTRTFVYCVQNPLLSVQEKYVTQMLPASPGTAPRGENQNMKQSKTIPDEAEFNNLNKTALDGKKPLVQKSATEENIVSQAPTKDPDLDMSQLCRVFAQDFSQVIDYSQPCSKRADAIKNGFSASACLSAMRLRNRKLLNRLEWGQKPEHLNSGISDEMHIPGSQFSNSANTSRMKSTVCDSGFPPSTLSDVTQTESSNVHPSSEKSYGNQSSRGFKTGNNWIISLPPEAIKKAKASLDDLIEENMTDVVTAASEVKPVLSCVTGSRLSTEVKFISPLNIAKRSKQTSVKLNGQVHVPTHQSINVSISSHPGSGFKMASNKKIRFFSANLEKDEDLFEIKDEIPAVNIPEISLPEEGNMSCGLELVDGSHLPPLLYTHQRSVNSQGPLTASQRADVSELCSLLEAADSQFEFTQFKPAKLNFYVPDGSPPHQSEKELDPDFLTGIDFDDSFNSDVETQSVKMVTPDKKTTISHCKEICQVTTTKIKSSGASSSNSTEKSKEHVIHRRVLYIPSYSSENIAEHSFGLLTKSTNKNHLLDMDTNTSGMECERKKLDVGFKTAGGNAMIVSEKCLSKARALFADFEEKNCAPKCAVKNTEQVEISPVQYRGEVDTNVDSNVTHFHGPEKKVDLKEPNDEYIDKIKVDFTHSHTHGDGGFQTASGKGVTISAKALQNTNAVFKDCDAMESSGCASEKLSKTSVVSETGSNNFERNNCGFSTARGKRLDVSAKSLLTLLNDCDELENSKPGKIPSLNAKIPSQNIQQKSDCDFKKPSIKAASISARIPFTAKTKFDSGMSHDVLGAKSKMLEPENSQTHAKDPLKNGCGFSTASGKRVSVSEGALLKAQALLSECNVDGEELSKSKKKIRVDLHNPTQKHSGFKTAGVKEVTVSPKAHKQAQALFNNCDFNMDSLISAEAKQANIDVKSADGLMNNPGKSYCAFMTAGGENVHVSEKGILKAKSILNENLNCTDSNAIEEAWFSDGRFLLLTEDGTGVKKGARNKSNDSDLNGDEKSCDFSTAGGKTVHMSDGALQKAKSILNECDVIENPQPENGHNVHLEKIPTKETHEISHGSAASGNGVFISEKALQHVKSVYVLGETGNVKYSVGSNPVRSHFGFSTASGKGLSVSEKALQEACDDTLARDTDPHKRSEGNRPLKVPSPHINVQRVPVKAVRLEDREVIQTIVGMEWKSSSVECQAEYSLLNFESLGFSGCSVTQRRYFAQEAMDCTKALLEDEDLTDHCPGTPIQANPMSCKGGFEMRSGIGKRSAEDLGMTDQPPLKRKLLTKFDRTVDCIRRSKLTPAKSSSDGIFKDRRVFKYNVALQPNVTRPYRAIQRCVDTRLNKPEPQKTTSDPTAEDRKPVSSKTAVFVPPFRKNVKLEPQGSSGLQDKTRAPGVFVSPFLKNNRLTREGSFKPSEDNHSPFISEMPTKTTSVPLPEYNPITDTGSDNAKESIKEQDPQNIDKTDRGDDCGHCLPVTLGGEGATAEDSIAGQLAPDATGTLLDVVYDAECLQLARDMQDMRIRKKKRQTIRPLPGSLYLAKTSGVARLTLREAVGGWHPVQHTHKQLYGYGVHRHVWDISSESAEAFRFVCRHFFRREAFVEGCIQLADGGWLIPRNDGTAGKHEFHRALCDSPGVDPKLISEDWVFNHYRWVVWKRACMERAFPEVMGSLCLTPEQVLLQLKYRYDLEVDNSKRSALRKIMERDDTAVKTLVLCVCGVVTKGHNPTRQSWSETKTKTPPGSAAGSKAKSSPVGLIWLTDGWYAIKAQLDVPLTAMLHRGRLAIGGKVLVHGAELVGSQDACSPLEAPDSLMLKIGANGTRAARWYTRLGFYSNPSPFLLPLSSLYSNGGPVGCVDIVVLRSYPTQWMEKKSDGGFVFRAGRAEEREARRHGNAKHRALEILFAKIQAQFEKEEDVTKPFPPTENHPTVCGKPRGRRRTLRGRDIETLLDGEELYDAVENDPVYLEGRLSEEQREALNSYRRCVGERRQEALQERFRQALESTQEGEGRSCHNRDVTPIWKLSIADSRAKPGSNVYLLNIWRPSMDLQSLLKEGCRYRAYQLSTSEGKKRAGNTSIQLTATKKTQFQNLQASAGWLSEIFQAREAVGFRVLLNLKPLCGEVDLVGYVISITDRQGHSPVVYLVDGWLDFVEVRCCSSLVQQGLEEVVKPLALVALSNLQLRAHPSSPTPIRSAIPGLYAGDLVSFSTNPKEPHLQEAAAKLRTLVQGQEHFFRTAEERLSNLVQVSVQCLPPLPWKADAKPDSRTTMKPQQSVRSVGPFTPLNSVVPPPPACFSGGDNKVPKSLKRKRGLDYLCRIPSPPPLCPLGTMTLPSPCVNKTFNTPRRAETHRILKTPLAPAPQHVHLPLEDEWVEDEELFMIDTQALHDGIERDT
- the LOC139393272 gene encoding breast cancer type 2 susceptibility protein isoform X11: MDIRRNMFDAFKDQIWEELGPLNPNWFEELTAKASSRDWGDTEKDNPGTAISCGQDGSFKTPLGKCPLDGDMFSTPKIFRQRRPQSPETLIEDAVFFPDQGTSATEKMDTSPCLFGKSIDRTPSKSYRTRLHGDSFGLLDTPKHSTAHSAKRISESLGAQLDPDMSWTSSLNTPVMSPTIILTKSEEHSPMCPVRIATDEQVMFVRKLFPSAKESRSTMLSPEQNDRPLCQHNGLDSHLPGVIDISPGFQDTLPGDSGSHWKQTLPDAIEDGEICSTMTGVLDGAEDVLSIFFSNKSLALQRVKTNERIKRKQSGATKEHVPTSTTEHDKVSSGRAGEYQHTRETSEPLESRTDMKSGDLATSQWTPINVPNFLGYDMDSFHHEGSSSTKHIIPQGGKSETFRDFTGSQRPDRGSSKHTVQVESALSRRTLPCTSQPEGSQLTGSVVESSLEHTFPRKTRTFVYCVQNPLLSVQEKYVTQMLPASPGTAPRGENQNMKQSKTIPDEAEFNNLNKTALDGKKPLVQKSATEENIVSQAPTKDPDLDMSQLCRVFAQDFSQVIDYSQPCSKRADAIKNGFSASACLSAMRLRNRKLLNRLEWGQKPEHLNSGISDEMHIPGSQFSNSANTSRMKSTVCDSGFPPSTLSDVTQTESSNVHPSSEKSYGNQSSRGFKTGNNWIISLPPEAIKKAKASLDDLIEENMTDVVTAASEVKPVLSCVTGSRLSTEVKFISPLNIAKRSKQTSVKLNGQVHVPTHQSINVSISSHPGSGFKMASNKKIRFFSANLEKDEDLFEIKDEIPAVNIPEISLPEEGNMSCGLELVDGSHLPPLLYTHQRSVNSQGPLTASQRADVSELCSLLEAADSQFEFTQFKPAKLNFYVPDGSPPHQSEKELDPDFLTGIDFDDSFNSDVETQSVKMVTPDKKTTISHCKEICQVTTTKIKSSGASSSNSTEKSKEHVIHRRVLYIPSYSSENIAEHSFGLLTKSTNKNHLLDMDTNTSGMECERKKLDVGFKTAGGNAMIVSEKCLSKARALFADFEEKNCAPKCAVKNTEQVEISPVQYRGEVDTNVDSNVTHFHGPEKKVDLKEPNDEYIDKIKVDFTHSHTHGDGGFQTASGKGVTISAKALQNTNAVFKDCDAMESSGCASEKLSKTSVVSETGSNNFERNNCGFSTARGKRLDVSAKSLLTLLNDCDELENSKPGKIPSLNAKIPSQNIQQKSDCDFKKPSIKAASISARIPFTAKTKFDSGMSHDVLGAKSKMLEPENSQTHAKDPLKNGCGFSTASGKRVSVSEGALLKAQALLSECNVDGEELSKSKKKIRVDLHNPTQKHSGFKTAGVKEVTVSPKAHKQAQALFNNCDFNMDSLISAEAKQANIDVKSADGLMNNPGKSYCAFMTAGGENVHVSEKGILKAKSILNENLNCTDSNAIEEAWFSDGRFLLLTEDGTGVKKGARNKSNDSDLNGDEKSCDFSTAGGKTVHMSDGALQKAKSILNECDVIENPQPENGHNVHLEKIPTKETHEISHGSAASGNGVFISEKALQHVKSVYVLGETGNVKYSVGSNPVRSHFGFSTASGKGLSVSEKALQEACDDTLARDTDPHKRSEGNRPLKVPSPHINVQRVPVKAVRLEDREVIQTIVGMEWKSSSVECQAEYSLLNFESLGFSGCSVTQRRYFAQEAMDCTKALLEDEDLTDHCPGTPIQANPMSCKGGFEMRSGIGKRSAEDLGMTDQPPLKRKLLTKFDRTVDCIRRSKLTPAKSSSDGIFKDRRVFKYNVALQPNVTRPYRAIQRCVDTRLNKPEPQKTTSDPTAEDRKPVSSKTAVFVPPFRKNVKLEPQGSSGLQDKTRAPGVFVSPFLKNNRLTREGSFKPSEDNHSPFISEMPTKTTSVPLPEYNPITDTGSDNAKESIKEQDPQNIDKTDRGDDCGHCLPVTLGGEGATAEDSIADAECLQLARDMQDMRIRKKKRQTIRPLPGSLYLAKTSGVARLTLREAVGGWHPVQHTHKQLYGYGVHRHVWDISSESAEAFRFVCRHFFRREAFVEGCIQLADGGWLIPRNDGTAGKHEFHRALCDSPGVDPKLISEDWVFNHYRWVVWKRACMERAFPEVMGSLCLTPEQVLLQLKYRYDLEVDNSKRSALRKIMERDDTAVKTLVLCVCGVVTKGHNPTRQSWSETKTKTPPGSAAGSKAKSSPVGLIWLTDGWYAIKAQLDVPLTAMLHRGRLAIGGKVLVHGAELVGSQDACSPLEAPDSLMLKIGANGTRAARWYTRLGFYSNPSPFLLPLSSLYSNGGPVGCVDIVVLRSYPTQWMEKKSDGGFVFRAGRAEEREARRHGNAKHRALEILFAKIQAQFEKEEDVCGKPRGRRRTLRGRDIETLLDGEELYDAVENDPVYLEGRLSEEQREALNSYRRCVGERRQEALQERFRQALESTQEGEGRSCHNRDVTPIWKLSIADSRAKPGSNAVYLLNIWRPSMDLQSLLKEGCRYRAYQLSTSEGKKRAGNTSIQLTATKKTQFQNLQASAGWLSEIFQAREAVGFRVLLNLKPLCGEVDLVGYVISITDRQGHSPVVYLVDGWLDFVEVRCCSSLVQQGLEEVVKPLALVALSNLQLRAHPSSPTPIRSAIPGLYAGDLVSFSTNPKEPHLQEAAAKLRTLVQGQEHFFRTAEERLSNLVQVSVQCLPPLPWKADAKPDSRTTMKPQQSVRSVGPFTPLNSVVPPPPACFSGGDNKVPKSLKRKRGLDYLCRIPSPPPLCPLGTMTLPSPCVNKTFNTPRRAETHRILKTPLAPAPQHVHLPLEDEWVEDEELFMIDTQALHDGIERDT